From the genome of Populus trichocarpa isolate Nisqually-1 chromosome 15, P.trichocarpa_v4.1, whole genome shotgun sequence, one region includes:
- the LOC7475183 gene encoding uncharacterized protein LOC7475183, which produces MASKAVKTVAKAVAEYQYPWKEKLAKHKNELSKGVWGYWKLGAWTPLHISGRRRARLRKEVLLAGEDWPYDPERKEMRTKMKGHKCDRIAAERRAKTAKLMEQMPEMLLAYKKRRWEKKMKEEDKNK; this is translated from the coding sequence ATGGCAAGCAAAGCCGTGAAAACTGTGGCAAAGGCAGTTGCAGAGTACCAGTATCCATGGAAAGAGAAGTTGGCGAAGCACAAGAATGAGCTATCCAAAGGCGTGTGGGGTTACTGGAAACTCGGGGCCTGGACACCACTCCACATCAGTGGTCGCCGACGAGCTAGACTTCGCAAGGAAGTCCTCCTCGCAGGGGAAGACTGGCCATATGACCCAGAGAGGAAAGAAATGAGAACCAAGATGAAaggacacaagtgtgataggaTTGCTGCAGAGAGACGGGCAAAGACTGCCAAACTGATGGAGCAAATGCCTGAAATGTTGCTGGCATATAAGAAACGAAGgtgggagaagaagatgaaggaagaagacaaaaataaataa